Proteins encoded in a region of the Esox lucius isolate fEsoLuc1 chromosome 9, fEsoLuc1.pri, whole genome shotgun sequence genome:
- the LOC105009571 gene encoding noggin, with protein sequence MSNQEHSRSKTPSGQKDTDFDFVSFLRTRSSSSVSSSKQVRPYSLSMHTEDYYYAPKPKHLRSAQLLRVLGSSFDPFWMSIERPAEAGVWTSKEGSIDTEAWGGPNAPLPNAKNKGFNVSASPELSEGAARYQKKLEKDAEDLDFRELPAEVASTVRDWLVRSATCRLRYRWVNLAPVFWPPWMRHTDCEHLSDSRSCSFPSGMTCQRAQTTQIKILAWHCWGSEEVGGINRGTVVVGAGVTGGKRCLWRQVPYPVVTACKCSCK encoded by the coding sequence ATGTCAAACCAGGAGCATTCGCGCAGTAAAACCCCGTCTGGGCAGAAAGACACTGATTTTGATTTTGTGTCCTTTCTACGGACCCGATCGAGTAGTTCCGTATCTTCTTCCAAGCAGGTGCGGCCATATTCGCTGTCGATGCACACGGAGGACTACTATTACGCACCGAAACCCAAACACCTGCGCTCGGCGCAGCTTCTGCGGGTTCTGGGGTCCTCTTTCGACCCGTTCTGGATGTCCATAGAACGCCCAGCCGAAGCAGGGGTCTGGACGTCAAAGGAGGGAAGCATCGACACCGAAGCCTGGGGTGGTCCAAATGCACCCCTACCAAACGCCAAAAACAAGGGTTTTAACGTCAGCGCGTCTCCCGAGCTGTCTGAAGGTGCAGCGCGCTACCAAAAGAAACTAGAAAAGGACGCAGAAGATTTGGACTTCCGTGAGCTTCCCGCGGAGGTTGCCAGCACGGTGCGTGACTGGCTGGTGCGCTCCGCTACCTGTAGACTGCGCTACCGGTGGGTGAATCTGGCTCCGGTTTTTTGGCCCCCCTGGATGCGCCACACAGACTGTGAACATTTAAGCGATTCGCGGAGTTGTTCTTTCCCGAGCGGAATGACGTGCCAGAGGGCGCAAACCACACAGATAAAGATTCTGGCCTGGCACTGTTGGGGAAGCGAGGAGGTGGGAGGGATAAATAGGGGAACTGTGGTTGTGGGAGCAGGTGTAACAGGCGGCAAAAGATGTTTGTGGAGGCAGGTGCCTTATCCCGTGGTAACAGCGTGTAAATGTTCATGCAAATAG